One region of Flavobacteriales bacterium genomic DNA includes:
- a CDS encoding thiamine-binding protein, protein MKAIAEISLYPLKDSFIPPIDAFIEALNKYDSLEVSTNALSTMIKGEYDVLMEKLTKEIKLHFEGGIPSVFVLKIHAIAE, encoded by the coding sequence ATGAAAGCAATTGCAGAAATAAGCCTGTATCCTTTAAAGGATTCCTTTATCCCGCCCATTGATGCATTTATTGAAGCATTAAACAAGTACGATTCACTTGAAGTTAGCACCAATGCATTAAGTACAATGATTAAAGGGGAATATGATGTGCTAATGGAAAAGTTGACGAAAGAAATCAAATTGCATTTTGAAGGAGGAATTCCATCCGTCTTTGTTTTAAAAATTCACGCCATTGCCGAATAA
- the gatC gene encoding Asp-tRNA(Asn)/Glu-tRNA(Gln) amidotransferase subunit GatC — MKIDDKSVDRIAELSRLEFDAASKEEIKQDLNRILGFIDKLEELDTSNTEPLIFMSEEINVLREDEDKSTITQVEALKNAPRKDSDYFRVPKVLNK, encoded by the coding sequence ATGAAAATTGACGACAAAAGTGTTGACCGTATTGCCGAGTTATCGCGACTTGAATTTGATGCTGCGTCGAAAGAAGAAATCAAACAAGATTTAAATCGGATTTTGGGTTTTATCGATAAGCTGGAAGAATTAGACACCTCCAACACCGAACCGCTTATTTTCATGAGTGAAGAAATCAATGTGCTGCGAGAGGATGAAGATAAAAGCACCATCACCCAGGTGGAGGCCTTAAAAAACGCACCCAGAAAAGATTCCGATTATTTCAGGGTACCTAAAGTTTTAAATAAGTAA
- a CDS encoding 1-acyl-sn-glycerol-3-phosphate acyltransferase, producing the protein MNSVYFASAMLAGIFHVIYKIWFALIFMAIGIVFYPFAWLLVRLKFTRTLFFLQTYFWWPLLQLFLFYPIKRIKKQGFYFPEGPFVLVANHQSYLDILAIFSLMRGRVFFFLGKESLKKFPIIGLFFKAPHLHVPIIRENKSDSSQSLKIIASRIDDGFPIVIFPEGTQSKMAPVMNPFKAGAFKVAIEKQVPVVPITFLNNYKLLSKVNKLTGPTRPGIMKVVCHPPISTRGMVLDDLLSLQEKVQLLIEQDLREAYPKLYLK; encoded by the coding sequence ATGAATTCTGTTTATTTTGCCAGTGCAATGTTAGCAGGAATCTTTCATGTAATTTATAAAATCTGGTTCGCCCTCATTTTTATGGCAATAGGAATAGTGTTTTATCCTTTTGCATGGTTGCTTGTCCGCCTGAAATTTACCCGCACTTTATTTTTTCTTCAGACCTATTTTTGGTGGCCTTTACTTCAACTCTTTTTATTTTATCCTATAAAACGAATTAAAAAACAAGGTTTTTATTTTCCGGAGGGACCATTTGTTCTCGTTGCCAATCATCAAAGTTATCTCGACATTCTTGCCATTTTTTCATTGATGCGGGGACGTGTTTTCTTTTTTCTTGGAAAGGAATCGTTAAAAAAATTTCCGATTATCGGTTTATTTTTCAAAGCTCCCCATTTACATGTCCCGATTATTCGGGAAAACAAAAGTGATTCTTCACAATCCTTAAAAATTATTGCTTCAAGAATTGATGATGGGTTTCCCATTGTGATTTTCCCGGAAGGGACTCAGTCGAAAATGGCACCTGTGATGAATCCCTTTAAAGCGGGTGCATTTAAGGTGGCTATTGAAAAACAGGTTCCTGTTGTACCCATTACCTTTTTGAATAACTACAAGCTGCTATCGAAAGTCAATAAGCTAACCGGACCTACCCGACCCGGAATAATGAAAGTGGTTTGTCACCCCCCCATTTCCACCCGGGGTATGGTTTTAGATGATTTATTATCTTTGCAGGAGAAGGTTCAGCTCCTTATTGAGCAGGATCTCCGGGAAGCTTATCCAAAACTCTATTTGAAATGA
- a CDS encoding ATP-binding protein codes for MPNKKPIRIAVTGPESTGKTTLALALSQELNAVYVPEFAREYLTDLHREYTIQDLTKIAEGQNKLIEASLKNDCDYVVVDTDMTVMKIWSEFKYQTCDESILDAYQKQEFDLYILCGTSIEWEYDELREHPHLRDYFYMVYKNELKLQKRNFLEVDGSVKERVQMVLEKISSQNLHN; via the coding sequence TTGCCGAATAAAAAACCCATACGAATAGCAGTGACGGGTCCTGAATCTACAGGTAAAACAACCCTGGCACTTGCATTATCCCAAGAGTTAAATGCTGTTTATGTTCCTGAATTTGCCCGGGAATATTTAACGGACCTTCATCGCGAGTATACTATACAAGATTTAACTAAAATTGCAGAAGGACAGAATAAATTAATCGAAGCATCTTTGAAAAATGATTGCGATTATGTGGTTGTGGATACGGATATGACGGTGATGAAAATCTGGAGTGAATTTAAGTATCAAACATGTGATGAATCCATTTTAGATGCGTATCAAAAGCAGGAATTTGATTTATATATTTTATGTGGCACTTCGATCGAATGGGAGTATGATGAATTAAGAGAGCATCCGCATTTAAGAGATTATTTTTATATGGTTTATAAAAACGAGTTGAAATTGCAGAAACGAAATTTTCTGGAGGTGGATGGCTCTGTGAAAGAGCGAGTTCAAATGGTTCTGGAAAAAATTTCATCTCA